One genomic window of Synechococcales cyanobacterium T60_A2020_003 includes the following:
- a CDS encoding DUF4359 domain-containing protein — translation MKPLKITFALLVAAIAGVGITMVATNPKPDAYEDYATKQLTRYLKREGDELCDKVDVPDFLDDIVGSQCPQLINSLLKNNQDELRAIIVRGTQRQNYGVLSIYRTRLEISSALPGYEVESVGVFRRFYTYKAERL, via the coding sequence ATGAAACCACTCAAGATTACCTTTGCGTTACTGGTAGCGGCGATCGCTGGTGTTGGCATTACGATGGTTGCCACCAATCCAAAGCCTGATGCCTACGAAGACTATGCCACCAAACAACTGACGCGCTATCTCAAGCGTGAGGGGGATGAATTATGTGACAAGGTTGATGTGCCGGACTTCTTAGACGATATTGTGGGGAGTCAGTGCCCTCAACTCATCAACTCTTTGCTCAAGAATAACCAAGACGAGCTGCGAGCAATTATTGTACGCGGAACACAGCGACAGAACTATGGAGTGCTCAGCATCTATCGCACGCGCTTAGAAATTAGTTCGGCGTTACCAGGCTACGAGGTTGAAAGCGTAGGGGTGTTTCGCCGTTTTTACACCTACAAAGCCGAACGCTTATAG
- a CDS encoding EamA family transporter, producing the protein MGATDNLPDYSEQRAAASPGSNSPSNPDEILQSVTRSLESLQQNLVVQLQQDISRLEQQKSRLIDEIESLQDQQRSLQVQHQRSLSQQQIEQQKIWAKQMAQSLANHLQAMMVQRLSQMNYLPPQAEPDSVAALPGSTPQHTQRVLASLDASLNQTLNSLSQDLNSYQSSLSQQISRMQTMQQQGEAILDVLVQRLSRQLQADLMRSQSVQPTGVLSNGGSQTVYQSGAVANGNSLPAFSGNGVEQYSNGGAMPPITNGSISMSASVPPVTQPPPAKPTALNTFQMGILVMLGSTLALSLHNVVVGIIAREKGILGLFQLGGYVTFSFGNAMLLLWLRMLVVVPLLAGVATILYPACWRDIKAFLQSSDRRLMFSSLGTGFFLFLSQISIYVAIGGVGPGVAVTILFMYPIITVPLAWILFGDRPTPTRNIVMVAIALGVVLTSLPALSATGRVEIWGIVAAVVSGVTFAFYVISMQISSRKLHPVPVSVIQFSTIFLLTSLSLIFLPNTGVDIPADGRIGFLIGGVTLGTLTLVGYLMNNFGIRLLGASRASIFSSSGPVMTALLDFLITQTALKGVQVLGIVVVTTGLIALSFEKMFTRSPANPNPTPPKTPKPVAKA; encoded by the coding sequence ATGGGAGCGACGGACAATCTACCGGATTATTCCGAACAACGTGCTGCCGCTTCTCCGGGTTCAAACTCTCCGTCGAATCCGGACGAGATTTTGCAATCGGTAACTCGCAGTTTGGAATCGCTTCAGCAAAATTTGGTTGTGCAGTTGCAGCAAGATATTAGTCGGCTGGAACAGCAAAAGTCGCGCTTGATTGACGAAATCGAAAGTCTGCAAGATCAGCAGCGATCGCTCCAGGTCCAGCATCAGCGATCGCTGTCGCAGCAGCAAATTGAGCAGCAAAAGATCTGGGCAAAGCAAATGGCGCAATCCCTGGCGAACCACTTGCAAGCCATGATGGTGCAGCGGTTGAGCCAGATGAACTATTTGCCGCCTCAAGCCGAACCGGATTCGGTAGCGGCACTGCCGGGTAGTACGCCTCAACATACCCAACGGGTTTTAGCCTCTCTAGACGCAAGCCTCAATCAAACCTTGAATTCGTTGAGTCAGGATCTCAACAGCTACCAAAGTTCCCTGTCCCAGCAAATTAGCCGTATGCAAACCATGCAGCAACAGGGAGAAGCGATTCTAGATGTTTTAGTGCAGCGCCTTAGTCGTCAACTGCAAGCAGACTTAATGCGATCGCAGTCGGTTCAACCAACGGGCGTTTTGAGCAATGGCGGATCCCAAACGGTCTATCAATCGGGGGCAGTGGCAAATGGCAACTCTCTCCCCGCATTTTCTGGAAATGGAGTGGAACAGTACTCCAACGGTGGGGCAATGCCGCCGATCACCAATGGCAGTATTTCCATGTCGGCTTCGGTGCCCCCGGTGACGCAACCTCCACCTGCAAAACCCACGGCCTTGAATACCTTCCAAATGGGAATTTTGGTCATGCTGGGTTCGACCCTAGCGCTCTCTCTTCATAACGTTGTGGTGGGGATCATCGCACGGGAAAAGGGCATTCTAGGTCTTTTCCAACTGGGAGGCTATGTCACCTTCAGCTTTGGCAACGCCATGCTGCTCCTGTGGCTACGGATGCTGGTTGTGGTGCCGCTTTTGGCAGGCGTCGCGACCATCTTGTATCCAGCCTGCTGGCGCGATATTAAGGCGTTTCTACAATCGAGCGATCGCCGCTTGATGTTCAGTTCCCTAGGAACGGGTTTTTTCCTGTTCCTGTCCCAAATTTCGATTTATGTCGCGATCGGGGGCGTGGGGCCAGGGGTAGCGGTCACCATCCTGTTCATGTACCCCATTATTACCGTGCCGTTGGCGTGGATTCTGTTTGGTGATCGCCCAACGCCGACGCGCAATATTGTCATGGTGGCGATCGCCCTTGGTGTTGTATTGACCTCTCTGCCTGCGCTTTCGGCAACTGGACGGGTGGAAATTTGGGGTATTGTGGCCGCCGTCGTATCAGGCGTTACCTTCGCGTTCTACGTGATTTCGATGCAGATCAGTTCTCGCAAACTGCATCCTGTGCCCGTTAGTGTGATTCAGTTTTCGACGATCTTCTTGCTGACGAGTCTGAGCCTCATCTTTCTACCGAACACAGGCGTTGATATTCCTGCGGATGGACGGATTGGCTTTTTGATTGGGGGCGTTACCTTAGGAACCCTCACCTTAGTGGGGTACTTGATGAATAATTTCGGCATTCGCCTACTAGGAGCCTCCCGTGCCTCGATCTTTTCATCCAGTGGTCCAGTTATGACGGCACTTTTAGACTTCCTCATTACCCAAACGGCACTCAAAGGTGTGCAAGTCTTAGGCATTGTCGTGGTGACCACCGGACTGATTGCCCTCAGTT